The stretch of DNA GATGTGTGATTAGAAGGGTGGAGGAGTTGTGAAATGAGATGGAGGAAGGCGAGGCTGTGGGAGGTGGGAGGGATGAGCAGGAACGACGTGGTGAGGGGAGAAATGAGGGTTGGGCAAAGCCGTGCTTAGGGGAGGTAAAGCTGAACGTGGATGTGTGTGTAAGGGATGAGGAGGGATTGGGGTTGGGGGTTGTATGTCGGAATGACAGGGGGATGATTCGGTGGGCCATTACGGTGCAAAGGAGGGAGTGGTTGGAACCTAGAGAAGTGGAATCGAAAGCCATGTTGATGGGGTTGAAAGAAACTGCACGAAGAGGTCATATGAGGATTGTTATGGAGAGCGATTGTCAAGTCTTGGTCGAAGCAGTGAAGCATCGTTCGTTTGGTGGAAGTGATTTTCATTTGATTTTAGACGATATGCCATGACAAGTTGGTAAACGGGATTGGTCGAGTAGCGTTCCATTGAACATTGTTAACGTTGCTTCACATgatcctctatttactaaatgaatagatgAAACTAGGAATTTTTCCGCTCAATCACCACCAACTACAAATTGGGCATTAATAGTAAATATGTTTGGTTATTTTCAAATATTGGGCTTTTTGTTTATTCTATACAAAAATATTAGTCTACTTTATAATTCTTATTTCTCAATATATACTTAAATACGAAGTATATTTTAAACTACCATATTTTTTACGCATGTTATATTCTATGATATATGTCACATTGTAAGATTACTATATATTTACTCATATCATTATTATCACAGTTTAACCAtaaatatattttaattattatattaaagAATTTTCTTCATCACAATTATCTTCATCTCTTATTTGAAAAATACATCGTTGAAAtactaattaatgtaattttataaaatacgaaatctctctaaaatacatCACCAAAAACACAATATTTATTAAAATTAGTCAATGTAATGATATTTTGATTTTCGTATGTAAAATTGTACTcaagttttcacttttctatcttaataattaataaaacaCATCAATATTTTAGACTTTAATAATAAATTTAAAGTGTAATTATTAATAATGCTAATTTCTCATTATATTACAATCTAAAATACCGTGTGAATGCACGAGATCTAAACTAGTTTATTAGTAAATGGTTAACCTCTTCGAGagatttttcttaaaaaaaaaaaaaaaaaaaggagcatGCCCTATGTTAACTTATGTCTCTTTCATATGGATTGGCCCGATTATATGTTACGAGTGCAATGCATTATAAAGCCTCACTACTTTTTTCATGGGCTTGGACTCTAATTAATATATCTGTTCAGTTGCAATTATATCTATATGTGGTAAGATTCAAAagatatttttatttattatgttaAAAATTAAGGggcgtttggttagagaaagggaaagagaaaggAAATTAGAAAGGGTAAAGGGGGAAAAGTTAAGAAATTACCTAAAACTTAATtagttgtttggttacatcaagAAAATGAAGTGTAGTGgattgtggttttttttttttgtgagcgGGTGGTGGTTTAGTGAGGTGGATGTGGTGGtggcgtggtggtggtggcagttgGGTGGCGtagtggtgatggtgatggtggtggtggcatCATGGTAGTTGTggcggtggtgttgtggtggtggtttatgtggggtggCTGCGGTGATGGTTTTGGTGGCGGCGGCGATGGCGTCTTGATGGTGACTTGTGTGGTGGGAGTCGCAAGTGTGGTGGTAGGTAAATAAGGTGGTTGAAGGGTAACAAaggtgataggctatcgcacacctatgcaaagataattaccttagacacaaattaatgtagtaataggggtcgaacataaggagacgggaattgcatttatgaaatgctatggaaagatttctatcaaggtcgattttgtttgggtttgtttgttgtttgatttgatgacTAACAATTATgaagatgtaaactatatgataaaagggagtctaggggagtcgggtcacacatgcaaaggtaaatatatgTTCATATTAACCTTGAtattaataacattgtcaattgtatagacttagagatacccaccttacgatattaggtcaaccatagaccgggtcctagagaaactcccGTTTATGattaggtcgtcctactacacatgcttagtctaatccgattcaatgcctctcgactttttgaacgaattaacaaacttaatcaatgaataaggcctttaaacaaagattaaacgtgacgatacaaacatgtgatagaaacaattagacaatattatatcaacctaatttatcattttacatatttGATTTTACATGGCTTCCCTAACCCCTAGactaaggaatttagctactcacgACGAAATGTAAACTATAAACTTTGTTGTAAGAAATGCTAGACATGATTGTAGAAATGATGTAAACTAAACGGTGaaacataaaataagaataatactaATGTGATATAATAAAAGTGCTAATGGtaaactatgtgataactaaaatagaaatgtaaaatagTAAGCTAGAATTAAGAATACCGTAATGGAAATGGAACTTGAATTGCAAAGAAGAACAaagtagaaccaaatgcttgaataaataaccaaatgtttaacaatcaaatgcttaacaatattgaaactaaatatgaaaactaatgagagaatttTGCTTAAGGCTATTATAGTGTATGAAGACGTAAGAAAAAGATATCCCTAAtgatgacggattaaggcccctatttataacaaaataggggcataacgtaaaattCCAAGAGGGtttcaaccccgatcgggggcgTGGTTATCCGGGttctttctcttcaattcttggttTAATGCTCAAGGAATCCAATGTTCATGTTTTAATGCTCCTTTAATCACCCGATAATGCTTCTTAATCTTAGCATCCAAAGCTCTTTAGCATCCAAAGCTTCCACCTCATTTTGGACTttcattttgggcttgactttgcatttgaCTTCATTTGTAATTCTTACTTCAATCCATTAAATCTTCATGGAAAAACTCATGCAACTTCATACACTTAGTCGAATACTTGCTCTTGCTTAGCTTTTGCACTCTAGCTTGCATCTTTGTTGGATTTTAGCTCTTAAAAGCTTAAattcctacaaaacatgtggaaAAAAGCAATTGCAACTAGAATAATAAATATTATCtcaaaacactatgataagtgctaaatgacatgTAAAACGGAGCTAATCTAAGGGGTAAAACTATGTAAATTATACACTTATCAAAAGGTAATGAAATCTCATACTTTGGGGGGTAAGGAATTAGATGGATTGAGGGGTAAGGAAGAGAATTTCATTCTCTTTGTTTATGTCAAACGAACACCAACAAGAGAAATCAATAACTttgtttccctttccctttcttatatCATGTCAATCTGAGCACATCTAGCTGGCTAGGTTATTAAAAATATGCTCTAGAACACACGTTAGAATAACCGATCGTGATACTCAGTACTAATTTGGGGGACGGTGAATTCATGTGTTTAGTTTCCCTAGACTACATCTTACTATATAAAGTATTTCCTAATAcaatgaatagtttacatttgctataAAAGTAAAGggaaaataaaacaaatatacGTAAACTATTGACAGGGACGGAGCGATACTTCCAAAGAAAAGTAAGGCCAATTAATGTTGAAATGAGAGGAGCTAATGGACACACGTACGCTAACTTGTAAGGTATTAATCCTAAGAATAATATGGTTATACTTCAAGAAATTCCTTCTTCAAAAAATGGGAACAATTAATGGCTTACTCTCAAATTATGATAGAGTAAAAGAACTTAAGGCCTTCGATGAAACAAAGTTGGGTGTTAAAGGAGTGGCCGACTCGGGTTCGAAAACCCTTCCAAAGATGTTCATTAGACCCGAAGATGAGCTTTCTGAAGAACATGAAACTCCATGTGTTAATCTCCAAGTTCCGGTAATAAGTTTACAAGGTATCGAAAGTAAAGATGTTCGTGACGAGATTGTTAAACAAGTTTTACATGCATCGGAGAAATGGGGATTTTTTCAAGTAGTTAATCATGGAATTCCACTTGAAGTTCTTGAGAAAACATTGCAAGGGAATAAAATGTTTCATGAGCAAGATAATGAGGTTAAGAAATTGTTTTATACTCGCGATAGGACGAAACCAGTTTTGTATGTAAGTAACTATGATCTTTACCTTTCGAGGGCTGCTAATTGGAGGGATACTTTGGCGATTGTTAATCCTTATCCTGGTTTTCTCGACACCAATGAAATACCCGAAATTTGCAGGTATTCAATGTAGTTTTCGACACAATTTTCATAATGTATTTCTGAGAAAGCCTCGTATTGCACCCCTTTATCAGCTAAACTGCTAGCTCATATATGTTTGGATCGATCTTGTTAACTTAAACGAAGATTTTGTGTTGCAGGGTATTAGAGAATCCctcctactactaagagaataaaaattctcttagttttcccacCTAAAGAGACTTCTTCTTAATTGGGTCTATTTTTCTGGATACTACTAACACAACAAGATTTGATAGATTGTAAATTGTGAACCTTATAACCCACTTTTTCTATCTCATCTATCAAAGTAAAAGTTATTAATAGCCCATAATTTTGGACTCTATATGTCATATTATTAGATAGATGAGTGAACTTGATttcatataaatttaaatttatattataCTCGTATTTATATGTTACCTCTTTTGTAAGAAATCATCagttatttattatgtaaatttttgtcttagtaatatggactattttttgaaggatgtaaaaacacttatgtattttctattagaaaaaaaaaaaagtgaaaacattattttaataattcgtaaatcgtctttttcAACGCGAGGAATAGTTTTTACTGCTTTTCGTTTTAAGGTCAATAcgcgttttaataaaattatacaactaacttaataattgtactattaatgtcataaattagttgcaTGTAATGGTAtaaaattattgttatttttaatagaaaaaaataacttaacttaaaaggtcttcttatggtagtaaacttttttttcaacctcttattaatattatatttagtagattataacattaaattaaaagtatACTTCATTTATgcaagtaatttaattattaatatctctttataaaataaatctaaaaagtaccgtgctatagcacgggaacTACACTAGTATTATATTAGAGATATTTTTATTAGAAAAATATATtatcattagataatatattatAGTTAAGATTTTATATTGAGGAATATTCTTAGAGTATTTCACAAGATAGTGTCCTAATCAATAATACACAGGGATGTGATGGTGGACTACATCAACCAAGTAATGAAACTAGGTGACACTTTACTAGAGTTACTATCTATGGGACTTGGACTCAAACCAAGTTTTCTAAAAGAAGAAATGGAATGCAACCAAGGATGGTCCTTGGGTAACCAATACTACCCTCCTTGCCCGGCTCCTGAACTAACATTGGGAACGAGCAAACATTCCGACCCTTCATTTCTCACCATTCTTCTGCAAGACCACATTGGCGGTCTCCAAGTTCTCCATCAAAATCAATGGGTTAATGTTGAACCGATTCCTGGCACACTTGTTGTCAACATTGGAGACATTCTCCAGGTATCTTTCGTCATCTAATGCTATAATTTTATACTTCCTTCATTCCAATGAATTCTATACATTTGCTTTTTGGGCATTATTCATAAGTGCGGAGAATCTTCGATACAACTTCTAATATATAGCATAAAAGATAATCATGTGAGAACGTGTTTAAATTGTATTGCCGAGTACATtctgaatatcaaatttttataattttgacTAATATGTAAttaaagatatgaacaaaagaaaatgAGCATTGATATACGTGTATAAAACAAATGTATAGAATTCATTGGAATGAGGAAGTATGCAATAGCGAATCCAGGATTTGCAGTCCGGGGGGGGGGGGTAATGTGAACAAGCCCATTAACATTGTTGTGTAGATTGGCTTCCATATATCAGACCGTCTTATACAAAACTCGCTACTTGTTGTGTATCTTATACTTAACGTTGTAAATTTTGATGCAGATAATATCGAATGATAAGCTTAAGAGTGTTTTCCATAGAGTGACTGCAAATCTTGTTGGACCGAGGGTTTCAACAGCAGTATTCCTCAAAGGTTCTCATTCATCTACGAAGTTATATGGACCTATTAAAGAGTTATTGTCTCAAGATCACCCGCCTGTGTATAAAGAGTTTACTCTTCGCGAGTTTCACACCCACTTCTTCAACCGCCCTCTCAATGGGTCTAGGTTTGAACACGTTAAGGCGGAGAGTCATGCAGATGTCAACTAGCTGGTTGGTTGATGCTCATGATCTGGGTTATAACATTCGACATTGAGAATATTATAAAATCTAATGAACTATTGATAAGGTTATTCAATTCCACATGCATAAACAGGACaagtttttttttattatctAAACATTCTGCTTTGTTTTATCTATGTTATTAACtcgttttatttttaaaactgaCTTCCGTCCTAAACAAGAGTTTATATTTTACTATTTTTATAGACAAAACGTCAAATGTCCACCAATTTGCGTCGTGGGACTCAAAGTTCCACACACCATAATCTTTTCCGTCAAATAACACTACACATAACTTATCCTCCCCTCCCATTCTCCAAAATaatccatctttttttttttttttgatgacgagggttTAATCCCCCGGACACATGCAGTACCCTGCAAACCACGTGTGCCAGGTAAGACATCATTTAGGGTGACAGGTAACCGCAGCACTCCCGTGTagggagtcgaacccgggacctctcaattcgTTGCCAATTACAACGCTTTGAGGCACTCCCGCGTTCCACTACACCCAAGCCACTTCggttaaaataaaaaataatccaTCTTATCTGTACATTAATTTTGTGATCCCGGTACGCCCGACTAGACGGGTTATATGAGTACAATAATATTTGAAAGACTTGACACGAAGAACCAACGTACAAATCTTCAATCGCGATTCGCGAGAATGCATTGTAAATGGGCTTGGACTCTAATTAATTTATCGGTTCAGTTGCATTTGTATTAAGGCCCGACACAATAGATTTGTCTCCGGTCTAGGCAGGTTTGTTAGCTTAATCGGTAAAACTAGTATGGATCCCGCACATGCATGCGCagtatttatatttatagattacATAGTTTataatgtattatttatagatttaAAATTGACATATTAaaaaattttcatattttaatatgagGATAAAAAATTGAAATCGAATTGAGTAAAGTaatgaaatgtgtattttaataaaaaaatttaacataaaactaatatttttaatttataatttttctcaaataattttaaagaaattttttGTCACGAAATTAATAATATCAGCTCATAATTTTTTTAATACGAATTAAGAACGAATATCAATTTATCGGTTTTTCATACACAATTTTTTAGTTTATaccagttttgttttattttaattagaaGATTATAATGATTAAtgattatatattaattaaatataataatttaataaaaatataGTATTGTTCCTTATTTAATCAGATTCCTTTTGGAGAGAAAATTATTGAGAACTTTTATTCTTTTAGTAGTAAGGAGGATTATTGAGAATTATAAACGGGAAtggaaaaatgacaaaaattatCGGGTGTAATACCAAGTTACTCCGGGTTTGGTATTGGTAACTCTTGTATAGAACGTGATAGCCTGCAATTCACGTATACCAGATAAGTCACCCAAGAGTAACAAGCTCGAAGTCTAGAATATTAATTTGTTACCATTAAgaaatcccatgaatcccatcAATAAATAATACATACTCGTACTCATCTGTTTTAGTAAATATTTTacgtttactttattttgtgaggTGAAAATAAAGCAATCGAGTAGTACTTCCTTGACTATATGCCGACATACGTGATTATATTCCCTTTCATATTTTAATAAAACCTTGACCACACGAAGAACTAGTCAAGTAGCTCAACTCCATCTCCAttaccaaacaaaaaaaaaaaaaaaattgtaaatatTCAAAAATGAGTAACCAACTTAGCTATGATCGAACCAATGATCTTAAGGCTTTCGACGAGCGAAAAACCGGTGTTAAAGGGCTACTAGATGAACCACCAACAGGGGAAATTCAAGTTCCAAGCATCTTTATTCGACCACTCGAAGATCGTTCAAAAGATTTAACTACTTGTCCCGAAAACATAACGATTCCGATCATAGACCTTACTCACGTCAACCAAGACGGTTATTCATCAAAACCCGAAATTGTGAAAGAAATGCTCTCGGCATCCGAAACATGGGGATTTTTCCAAGTAGTGAATCATGGGATTCCTATAGAAGTTTTGAATAATATGATTGACGGTACGAGGATGTTTCATGAACAAGATGACGAGGTTAAGAAACAGTTTTATAGTCGCGATCGGACTAAGGTTGTCACGTATAATACGAACTATGATTTTTATAAATCGAAAGCTGCGAATTGGAGGGATTCTTTGTCTGTTAATACTTCGATTACTGGGGAGTTTGATTCTCAAGATTTGCCATCAATTTGCAGGTTTGTGTTTAAATTTTAATAGAGCGTTATCTGGTGGTATCGAGTTTTGTTACATTTGTGTTGCTTGCAATTTTGTAGACTTTGATCATTAAATTTCTCCTAATTTAAACATAATCACAATTTATCTCGTTTATCAAattagagttttttttttttttttggtgaaatgtaagaattATCAAATTGGAGTTTTTTTAGACAAAGGTATCAAATTGGAGTTGTTTATGAATTATCTCGTCAATTAAAGTTGACCGTCAAAATAGGCGACACAAATATTGGATTGTGGAAAATTTATAAAGGCATGGCCTACTAATTTGTCACATACCACTTTAGCCTAGTATGTGGCCCAAATCAAATTTTAATCACCCCTAGTTAAACTCGGTAAGTAGAgtatataatcagttgtattagTTGTATAGAAAATAATTTGTgctttataataaattatttgagcttAGACTTATACATTACGAGCTTAATTTGAAAGAATCTGAGCTCCCTTATAAAATTATcggttttaaaaaattataatgaaactcaattagattttattttgacattaaaaaaattaaatataaatcaaaaattataaaaggtCGAAAAATACATTCGGTTAGATTTGTTATGATTGTACAATGTTCTTGTACAACAGGTTGAATAGCCGTATTTGTGAGTTAAACTGAGTTttaaatcatgcaaacgagtcTGAATAACACACAAATAAAGGAGAAAATGTCTGCTTTTATATGAGACATATTATGGGTAAATTTTTTTTACTTAATATCTTTCtttttccttattcatttgtttttgctgTATTTTATATTGCATTACAGATTAATTTAATGTGAGACAATCTCAGATACAAAACGTCTTGTGACGGGTACATtttgtcacaagctgaagacggggtaaaatgtgacccatttaagacgaaaatgtaaccattttaccTAAAAAGCTACCAGAACAATCAGTGGCGGACCTAGAAGTTTAAGGGTGGGAGTGCacaattgaaagaaaaaaaaatttcgaacgACATTGCAAAATAATTAGAGATACAATTTCATAATCGTCATTACATAATCAAATTTCACAACACAAAATCATAAATAGACAACAATaaatcaaaacaaaaagaaaaaaaaaatgttcataGAAAATTTTATCTAAGAGAGCTGAAAATTAACATCTAAATTACAAAATTGGTGAAGGAGGAGTTTCAATACTACggtttttttgaaaaaaatattAAGGTTTTAAGATTTGGATAACTTACGCAAAATGCAGTACAAGTCGTTggcaaaaaaaacgaaataagtaTGGTCAGAGTAGCAAAGagccaaaaaataaaataaaagagtgcTTCAGGGGGATCGAACCCCTGTGATCTTGCTTAGAATTAGAAGTTTTATCCGCTGAGCCACTACTTGGTTGTTGTTTATGCTTACACGGAAATAGTATAGATTCTTGTTATACGTttcagtttaaaaaaaaaaattattccgCCAACCAAGGGTGCGCACGTGGGGTGCTGTGCGCACCCCTGGGTCCGCCACTAAGAACAATGTCCTAAGCTATAATAATTTGTCattaaaatggttacattttatcGTTAAAATAGCGACATATGACCcgttttcagcttgtgacgaaaaatgtccgtcttcaatgagaattttattctcagataacactaaattgtatgtcaaACTAACTAATACGGAGTATTTTGTTACATCAAGGGAATCAATATTGGAGTACCTCAAGCATACCATAAAGCTAGGAGACCTCATACTAGAGTTACTATCACTATCTCTTGGACTAAAACAAGACTATCTTTCAAACTTAGAAAGTAACCAAGCATGGAACTTTGCATGCCATTACTACCCTTCATGCCCGGAGCCAGAGTTAACCTTAGGAACAAGCAAACACACCGATGCCTCAATCATCACCCTACTTTTGCAAGATCATATCGGCGGCCTCCAAGTTCTTCATGACGATCAATGGGTTAATGTTACGCCTCATCCCGGTGCCTTGATTGTTAACATCGGTGACTTGCTCCAGGTTTTGTTTACCCTCCTCTTCTACAAATTAATTTACAAATAGACCTGGCAAAATTGACCGACCTGAATGACCCGACCCATACCAGACTCGACACCAAAATCAAGACCTGAGGCTTGAACCGAGCCTGAGTTGACAAGACCCGGTATAACATGACCCGATTGTTTAGTATTGCACATGGATTGTTATCATAATAGCTGACCTGAACGCAAAATGGACCTGATCCGACCTGGCCTAACCTGAACTCTTGcaaacccgaaattgacccgaccTGAGTTCTGCCCGATTGACCCATTTGTCAAGTCTAATGTCTACAATTACAAACTAGTGTAACACTATTTCAAAACGATCTTATTTTCATATAGAGGTGTTCAAATGCGGGCTTGAGTCGTGTATGGTCCGGGCTAACGTTTAATTTTTTGCCCACAGACAAGCGGGTTAGCGGGTTTGGGACGGGTTAGTAGACTGGGTCTTTGTAGTTTTCTTTAAATGCCTTGTCCGTATCCGTATTTTTTGCGCGCAGAATGGGCCGGGTTCAATGGACGGGACGACCCATGAAAAGCTCTATTTTCATACTATGACATTTCACAATGACAAATCATTAAATCAACTTACCTCATAGTTCGTCCGTCTCGGATATTTATTTACTTAAAATATAAGTTAATGATTTACTTATGCAAACGTTAATTTGTACAGATAATTT from Silene latifolia isolate original U9 population chromosome 10, ASM4854445v1, whole genome shotgun sequence encodes:
- the LOC141608726 gene encoding uncharacterized protein LOC141608726 — protein: MDTRTLTCKVLILRIIWLYFKKFLLQKMGTINGLLSNYDRVKELKAFDETKLGVKGVADSGSKTLPKMFIRPEDELSEEHETPCVNLQVPVISLQGIESKDVRDEIVKQVLHASEKWGFFQVVNHGIPLEVLEKTLQGNKMFHEQDNEVKKLFYTRDRTKPVLYVSNYDLYLSRAANWRDTLAIVNPYPGFLDTNEIPEICRDVMVDYINQVMKLGDTLLELLSMGLGLKPSFLKEEMECNQGWSLGNQYYPPCPAPELTLGTSKHSDPSFLTILLQDHIGGLQVLHQNQWVNVEPIPGTLVVNIGDILQIISNDKLKSVFHRVTANLVGPRVSTAVFLKGSHSSTKLYGPIKELLSQDHPPVYKEFTLREFHTHFFNRPLNGSRFEHVKAESHADVNYCICIKARHNRFVSGLGRFVSLIGKTSMDPAHACALNSISITKQKKKKNCKYSKMSNQLSYDRTNDLKAFDERKTGVKGLLDEPPTGEIQVPSIFIRPLEDRSKDLTTCPENITIPIIDLTHVNQDGYSSKPEIVKEMLSASETWGFFQVVNHGIPIEVLNNMIDGTRMFHEQDDEVKKQFYSRDRTKVVTYNTNYDFYKSKAANWRDSLSVNTSITGEFDSQDLPSICRESILEYLKHTIKLGDLILELLSLSLGLKQDYLSNLESNQAWNFACHYYPSCPEPELTLGTSKHTDASIITLLLQDHIGGLQVLHDDQWVNVTPHPGALIVNIGDLLQIISNDKLKSVSHRVIAQTIGPRVSIALFFKGLFSSPEKYGPIKELLSEENQPIYKDFTLEEFYTHFFSRPVDQNGLEYFKL
- the LOC141608725 gene encoding uncharacterized protein LOC141608725, translated to MEEGEAVGGGRDEQERRGEGRNEGWAKPCLGEVKLNVDVCVRDEEGLGLGVVCRNDRGMIRWAITVQRREWLEPREVESKAMLMGLKETARRGHMRIVMESDCQVLVEAVKHRSFGGSDFHLILDDMP